A portion of the Blautia hansenii DSM 20583 genome contains these proteins:
- the trxA gene encoding thioredoxin produces the protein MAMEFTSENFAKEVLQSDVPVLVDFWASWCMPCKMLAPVIEELAEEANGNYKVGKIDVDAEPSLAAQYGIMNIPTVLVFKNGQVADKSVGAVPKKQLETLLK, from the coding sequence ATGGCTATGGAATTTACATCTGAAAACTTTGCAAAAGAAGTATTACAATCTGACGTACCGGTACTGGTTGACTTTTGGGCAAGCTGGTGCATGCCGTGTAAAATGTTGGCGCCGGTTATTGAAGAATTAGCAGAAGAGGCAAATGGAAACTACAAAGTAGGAAAAATCGATGTAGACGCAGAACCTTCTCTTGCAGCACAATACGGTATTATGAATATCCCTACTGTACTGGTGTTTAAAAATGGGCAGGTCGCTGACAAATCCGTAGGGGCTGTTCCTAAAAAACAGCTGGAAACTTTGTTAAAATAA
- a CDS encoding Crp/Fnr family transcriptional regulator produces MNETIESVLKQQEFWEKLTEEQQKLILKESRVISYETGEIVYSGARECLGGLLVLNGSLRTYLLSDEGKEVTIYRLREGDVCFLAASCILSAITFDVEIEAQGFTQVLLIPARILSTLTKENIYLENFMYKETARRFSDVVEALQQLMFLSLTQRIASFLLDEAAKNKTSSITMTHEEIAKIIGSAREAVSRILKQLAKQGYISLNRGEIKIEKREELYKLL; encoded by the coding sequence ATGAATGAAACAATAGAAAGCGTATTAAAACAACAGGAGTTTTGGGAGAAGCTTACAGAGGAACAGCAAAAGTTGATTCTTAAGGAATCCAGAGTAATAAGTTATGAAACAGGCGAGATTGTTTATTCAGGAGCCAGAGAATGTCTTGGTGGACTTTTGGTTTTAAATGGAAGTCTTAGGACGTATTTATTATCTGATGAAGGGAAAGAAGTCACTATTTATCGTTTACGGGAAGGAGATGTTTGCTTTTTGGCAGCCTCCTGTATTCTTTCTGCAATTACTTTTGATGTGGAAATCGAGGCTCAAGGGTTCACACAGGTACTTCTCATTCCTGCCCGAATTCTTTCTACATTGACAAAGGAAAATATTTATTTGGAAAATTTCATGTATAAAGAAACCGCAAGACGTTTTTCAGACGTAGTAGAAGCTTTACAGCAGCTGATGTTTTTGAGCCTTACACAGAGAATTGCTTCTTTTTTATTAGATGAGGCAGCCAAAAATAAGACATCCAGTATCACCATGACACATGAAGAAATTGCGAAAATTATTGGAAGTGCCAGAGAAGCAGTCAGTCGTATTTTAAAACAGCTTGCAAAACAGGGATATATATCTTTAAACAGAGGCGAAATAAAAATCGAGAAAAGAGAAGAGCTTTATAAACTTCTATAA
- a CDS encoding AAA family ATPase — MEEYTREQIQRADDTDLYVFLSGRGEQFKRCGKEYRWLRHDSVMINKNEWYRFSQNKGGHAIDFMKEFYGLSFAEAVKELLGEEGVGETNRRTDKEDAGRQKVCPIPLPGLELPERNESCEIARKYLIEQRKLSEWLIDQMIAKGDIYESKNYHNVVFVGRDKEQNPRYAAMRGTDENRYRGEARGSEKAYGFGHIGTDEKLFVFESPIDLLSYITAVPEDWGKHSYISLGGLSEKAMKRMYTEYPHIHSIYLCLDNDEPGNERCTQFVSLIPKELSVYRLEPVKKDWNECLVAEVPVENMAKQMCWRDAREKPVPVMKMSEVEETVVQWLWYPFIPFGKVTLIQGNPGKGKTWLAMAIAAYCTNGKELPNALPIEPFNVLYQTAEDGIADTIKPRLAKCGADMTRVRFINEEEKQLSMTDDRIEKAIRQNNVRLMIMDPIQAYLGANVDMNRANEIRPLFRHLSTIAERTGCAIVLIGHLNKSSGSQSDYRSLGSIDIAAAVRSILFVEKVEKEKEQDIRVVYQQKDSLAKKENPVAFSLGEKGLKWLGEYDISIEDLLMGKAGTKKETKLEKAQKLILELLTKRKVMCLEELEAELLAYGISSRTGRDARKQLENRLSYDWCQGRKTVALITE, encoded by the coding sequence ATGGAAGAATATACAAGAGAACAGATTCAAAGAGCAGATGATACTGATTTATATGTTTTTCTTTCTGGGAGAGGAGAACAGTTCAAACGATGTGGGAAGGAATACCGATGGTTGCGACATGACAGTGTGATGATCAACAAGAACGAATGGTATCGTTTTAGTCAGAATAAAGGTGGTCATGCCATCGATTTTATGAAAGAATTTTACGGTCTTTCTTTTGCAGAGGCAGTTAAAGAATTATTAGGAGAAGAGGGAGTTGGAGAAACCAACAGAAGAACGGACAAGGAAGATGCAGGCAGACAGAAGGTCTGCCCCATCCCCTTGCCTGGATTGGAATTGCCAGAAAGAAATGAAAGCTGTGAGATTGCAAGGAAGTATCTCATTGAGCAGAGGAAACTATCGGAATGGCTGATAGATCAGATGATTGCAAAGGGGGATATTTATGAAAGTAAAAACTATCACAATGTGGTATTCGTCGGAAGAGACAAAGAACAGAATCCTAGATATGCAGCTATGCGGGGAACCGATGAGAACCGATATCGTGGGGAGGCAAGAGGTTCGGAAAAAGCCTATGGATTTGGCCATATAGGAACGGATGAAAAACTGTTTGTGTTTGAATCCCCCATTGATCTTTTGTCTTATATCACTGCAGTTCCGGAAGACTGGGGAAAGCATAGTTATATTTCTCTGGGCGGATTGAGTGAAAAAGCAATGAAACGGATGTATACAGAATATCCTCATATTCATTCCATCTACTTGTGTCTGGATAATGATGAGCCTGGAAATGAGAGATGCACGCAGTTTGTTTCTCTTATTCCGAAGGAACTGAGTGTGTACCGATTAGAACCGGTGAAGAAAGACTGGAATGAATGTCTGGTAGCAGAAGTTCCAGTAGAAAATATGGCAAAGCAGATGTGTTGGAGAGATGCCAGGGAAAAACCAGTTCCGGTCATGAAAATGTCGGAGGTTGAGGAAACGGTGGTCCAGTGGTTATGGTATCCCTTCATTCCCTTTGGAAAGGTTACTTTGATCCAAGGGAATCCGGGAAAAGGAAAAACATGGCTTGCAATGGCAATTGCCGCATACTGTACCAACGGAAAGGAACTTCCCAATGCACTTCCGATAGAACCCTTTAATGTGTTGTATCAAACAGCAGAGGATGGGATTGCAGATACCATTAAACCCAGATTAGCAAAATGTGGTGCAGATATGACAAGGGTACGATTCATCAATGAAGAAGAAAAACAGCTTTCTATGACGGACGATCGGATTGAAAAAGCCATCCGACAGAATAATGTACGACTCATGATCATGGATCCCATACAGGCTTATCTGGGAGCCAATGTGGATATGAACCGGGCAAATGAGATCCGTCCCTTATTTCGACATCTCAGTACGATTGCAGAGAGAACTGGATGTGCCATTGTTCTCATTGGACATTTGAATAAGTCGTCGGGAAGTCAGAGTGATTACCGTTCCCTGGGATCCATTGATATCGCAGCGGCAGTACGAAGCATCTTATTTGTAGAAAAGGTGGAAAAAGAGAAGGAACAGGATATCCGAGTGGTATATCAGCAAAAGGATTCTCTTGCTAAAAAAGAAAATCCGGTAGCGTTTTCTTTAGGAGAAAAAGGCTTAAAATGGTTAGGAGAATACGATATATCCATTGAAGATCTGCTAATGGGAAAAGCAGGAACGAAAAAGGAAACGAAACTGGAAAAGGCACAGAAATTGATCCTGGAGTTATTAACCAAACGAAAAGTGATGTGTTTAGAAGAATTAGAGGCGGAACTACTTGCCTATGGGATTTCTTCCAGAACAGGAAGAGATGCAAGAAAGCAGCTGGAAAACAGATTGAGCTACGACTGGTGTCAGGGAAGAAAAACAGTTGCGTTAATCACAGAATAA
- a CDS encoding excisionase, with amino-acid sequence MTSYDIPYWKKYTLSIEEAASYFRIGEGKLRKLVSDNPNAEYLLWNGNRV; translated from the coding sequence ATGACAAGTTATGATATACCTTATTGGAAGAAGTATACATTATCCATTGAAGAGGCAGCATCCTATTTTCGTATTGGAGAAGGAAAGCTTCGTAAGTTAGTCAGTGACAATCCAAATGCAGAGTATTTGCTTTGGAATGGGAATCGTGTATAG
- a CDS encoding low molecular weight protein-tyrosine-phosphatase, with translation MEKIKVLFICHGNICRSPMAEFVFKDLVAKSGYASDFYISSAATSTEEIGNPVHHGTRNKLAQFHISTAGKYAVQMKRSDYEKYDYLIGMDDWNIKNINRIIGQDSENKVYKLLDFTNHSRAIADPWYTGDFDKTYEDIKEGCEAFLEYLKHQGEIF, from the coding sequence ATGGAGAAAATAAAGGTACTATTCATTTGCCACGGCAACATCTGCCGCAGCCCCATGGCTGAATTTGTTTTTAAAGACTTAGTCGCAAAATCCGGCTATGCATCTGACTTTTACATTTCTTCCGCTGCCACCAGCACAGAGGAAATTGGCAACCCGGTTCACCACGGAACAAGAAACAAGCTGGCTCAGTTTCACATTTCCACAGCAGGCAAATATGCTGTTCAAATGAAAAGGTCAGATTACGAAAAATATGATTATCTTATTGGAATGGATGATTGGAATATTAAAAATATAAATAGGATAATCGGACAAGATTCTGAGAATAAAGTATATAAGCTTTTAGATTTTACTAATCATTCAAGAGCCATTGCAGATCCATGGTATACGGGAGATTTTGATAAAACTTATGAGGATATCAAAGAGGGTTGCGAAGCATTTTTGGAATATTTAAAGCATCAAGGTGAAATTTTCTAA